In Pseudomonas nunensis, a single window of DNA contains:
- the lpxO gene encoding lipid A hydroxylase LpxO has product MKLIIAAIYVISIAYVHLRGRVRHKLGRQLSDHSTFLAPINCFLYMFSKLPSKPYLNPADFPDLSPLQAHWEEIRAEGQNLLRAGEIKRSNQYDDVGFNSFFKSGWKRFYLKWYGDSHPSAEKLCPRTTELVQSIGSIKAAMFAELPPGSKLVRHRDPYAGSYRYHLGLETPNDAGCYINVDGENYHWRDGEAVMFDETFIHYAENTTDQNRIILFCDVERPMKYRWAAAFNAWFSRNVMSAAGAPNDAGDKTGGINRLFAKIYKVRLRGKELKKRNRARYYFEKWAIFGGLLAVFVLI; this is encoded by the coding sequence GTGAAACTCATCATTGCCGCTATTTATGTTATCTCGATCGCGTACGTTCACCTGCGCGGACGCGTGCGCCACAAATTGGGCCGTCAACTGAGCGATCACTCGACGTTTCTGGCGCCGATCAATTGCTTCCTCTATATGTTCTCCAAACTCCCGAGCAAGCCTTACCTCAACCCGGCCGACTTTCCGGACTTGAGCCCGTTGCAGGCCCATTGGGAAGAAATCCGTGCCGAAGGGCAGAACCTGCTCCGGGCCGGCGAGATCAAGCGCTCGAACCAATACGACGATGTAGGTTTCAACTCGTTCTTCAAGAGCGGCTGGAAGCGTTTCTACCTGAAGTGGTATGGCGACAGTCATCCTTCTGCCGAGAAACTCTGCCCGCGCACCACCGAACTGGTGCAAAGCATTGGCTCGATCAAGGCCGCGATGTTCGCTGAACTGCCGCCAGGTTCCAAACTGGTGCGCCACCGCGACCCGTATGCCGGTTCCTACCGTTATCACTTGGGCCTGGAAACACCCAACGATGCTGGTTGCTACATCAATGTTGACGGTGAGAACTACCACTGGCGCGACGGCGAAGCGGTGATGTTCGATGAAACGTTCATTCACTACGCGGAAAACACCACCGATCAGAACCGCATCATCCTGTTTTGCGATGTCGAGCGGCCGATGAAATATCGCTGGGCGGCGGCGTTCAATGCCTGGTTCAGCCGTAACGTAATGTCGGCGGCGGGCGCACCGAATGATGCAGGCGATAAGACCGGCGGCATCAATCGCCTGTTCGCCAAAATCTACAAGGTTCGGCTGCGCGGCAAAGAGCTGAAAAAGCGCAACCGTGCACGCTACTACTTTGAGAAGTGGGCGATTTTTGGTGGGTTGTTGGCGGTTTTTGTACTGATCTGA